The following are from one region of the Hippocampus zosterae strain Florida chromosome 9, ASM2543408v3, whole genome shotgun sequence genome:
- the fbxo2 gene encoding F-box only protein 2, which yields MAKNLIKNPNGEEELEFWELTENGGSEWVVEDMPGDCGHDFSDTAVMKYFATSFELCLKRQVIDLLEEGFTCEQLDAQPVVSVKDWYCGRQDCGCTYQITACLLDENHVVLQEFSPEPVTLDPECDDCSWKEVSHTFSEYGAGLRFISFEHGGQDTKYWEGWFGVRVTGSSVTVQV from the exons ATGGCCAAGAATCTGATAAAGAATCCCAACGGTGAAG AGGAACTGGAATTCTGGGAGCTGACAGAGAACGGCGGGAGCGAGTGGGTTGTGGAGGACATGCCGGGAGACTGCGGCCATGACTTCAGTGATACGGCAGTGATGAAATACTTTGCAACCTCCTTCGA GCTTTGCCTGAAGAGACAAGTGATTGACTTGCTTGAAGAAGGTTTCACTTGTGAACAGCTGGACGCCCAACCCGTCGTATCGGTGAAAGACtg GTACTGTGGAAGGCAGGACTGTGGCTGCACCTACCAAATAACGGCGTGTCTGCTGGATGAGAATCACGTGGTCCTGCAGGAGTTCAGCCCCGAACCCGTGACACTCGACCCCGAGTGTGACGACTGTTCATGGAAAGAG GTCAGCCACACCTTTTCGGAATATGGTGCCGGGCTCCGTTTCATCTCCTTTGAACACGGAGGGCAAGATACAAAGTACTGGGAGGGCTGGTTTGGAGTCAGGGTTACTGGGAGCTCTGTTACTGTTCAGGTGTAG
- the svbp gene encoding small vasohibin-binding protein isoform X1 — protein MCNTCVTAVFHSSASLFGTVSANLHKTIRMEPACRKDKPKLNSTPTRGDRSKQKSAQQELKQRQRAEIYALNKVMTELEHQQFETFCKQMQQQGE, from the exons ATGTGCAACACCTGCGTAACAGCTGTTTTTCATTCATCGGCGTCACTCTTTGGAACCGTTTCAGCAAATCTCCAT AAAACAATCAGAATGGAACCTGCTTGCCGTAAGGACAAGCCAAAGCTCAACTCGACGCCAACTAGAGGAGACCGATCCAAACAGAAATCTGCACAGCAGGAACTCAAACAGCGACAGAGGGCAGAG ATATATGCCTTGAACAAGGTGATGACTGAGCTTGAACATCAGCAGTTTGAGACCTTTTGTAAACAGATGCAGCAACAAGGAGAATGA
- the svbp gene encoding small vasohibin-binding protein isoform X2, with the protein MDVFQQQKIHSSRIIKTIRMEPACRKDKPKLNSTPTRGDRSKQKSAQQELKQRQRAEIYALNKVMTELEHQQFETFCKQMQQQGE; encoded by the exons ATGGATGTTTTCCAGCAGCAAAAGATACATTCATCGCGTATAatt AAAACAATCAGAATGGAACCTGCTTGCCGTAAGGACAAGCCAAAGCTCAACTCGACGCCAACTAGAGGAGACCGATCCAAACAGAAATCTGCACAGCAGGAACTCAAACAGCGACAGAGGGCAGAG ATATATGCCTTGAACAAGGTGATGACTGAGCTTGAACATCAGCAGTTTGAGACCTTTTGTAAACAGATGCAGCAACAAGGAGAATGA